The sequence GAGAGAAGCTATAGGGGTAGGTGATGTTTTTATCAAAAAGGGTGTTATAGTCTCTGTAAGGGGTAGAAATAAGGGCGATGTGCAGTACTTTTATGCGCGCGATGACGGATCTGAGCCTACATATCCTATGGTTGTTTTAATAAACGCCGGAACAGCTTCGGCTGCAGAGATTGTATCTGGCTGTCTTAAAGACCATCACAGAGCCATAATTATGGGCATTAGAAGCTTCGGAAAGGGCTCGGTTCAGTCAATTATACCATTGGGCGATGGGTCTGCTTTGAGATTAACAACAGCCCGCTACTATACACCATCTGGCAAAAGCATCCAAGCCGTTGGAATAGAGCCCGATATAGTTGTAAAGCAGGTAAAAATAGTCGAGGAAAACTCAAACGGTTATAGCTTAAGAGAGAGCGACCTTATTCATCATCTAAATAACCCGCAAGCCAAGAAACTCAAAAAAGATGGTGATTTTGAAAAAGAGCTTAAAAATGACTATCAACTATTGAGGGCTATTGAGCTTATAAAGGCAGAGGATTTGGTGTGCAAAACAAGGCAATCGCAATAGTCGTTGCACTTATAGTTTTTATTGTTCAGGAAAGCTTTGCTGCAAGTTCTTTATTTCTTTTGAAGCAGAAGAGACTTGCCATTGTTATAGATGATATGGGTTACGATGTGGCATTGGCCAATAGGTTTGAATCATTAAAAATGCCTTTGGCCTTTGCCTTTTTACCTGATGCACCATTTAGTGGTGAGTTATCTAAAAAGCTTTCCAAAGATGGCTTTATTGTTATGATACATATGCCAAGTCAACCAATAGATTATCCTAAAGACAACCCAGGCAAGCATGCTATCTATCTGTGGACAAGCAAAGCCGAGACGTTTAGACTTCTAAATTGGGCATATAAAAAAATTCCCAACGCCATGGGTTTAAATAACCATATGGGCTCTGCGATTCTTAGGGATAAGACTCATTTGGACTATATTATGGAGTTTTTAAAAAAACACGACCTATTTTTTATCGATAGTGCAACAGTTAAGGATAGCCTTGGCTGTATTGAGGCTGAGAAGTTTGGTGTTATGTGTGCAAAAAGAAGGGTGTTTTTGGATAACAAGAAGAATGTGGCTTATATTAAAGGTCAGATAAGGCAAGCCTTGAAAATGCTAAAAAAGAGAAACAATGTTGTTGCCATAGGACATTGTAATGAAAAGACCTATGAGGCATTAGCTCAGATGAAAAAACAACTAAAACCTTATTTGGTGAGCGTGGTGTTTGTATTAAGATGATTTTAGCATTTGATACATCCTGTGACGATACGGCTGTTGCCGTTTTAAAGGATAACGGTAATTATGTTAATCTCATAGCGTCCCAGATTGAGGTGCATAAAGCCTTAGGCGGTGTGGTGCCTGAGCTTGCAGCAAGGAAACATGCAGAGGTTATAGCCGCGCTGACAAAAGAGGCTCTACATAAAGCTGAAGCAGAGTTGAGTCAGATAGATTTTTTGTCTGTCACAGTTGGACCCGGCCTTTTGCCAAGCCTGCTTGTGGGTGTTTCTTTTGCAAAGGCTTTGGCTTATTCTCATAGTGTTCCTTTGATTGCAGTTCACCATATAGAAGGGCATATATTTGCGCCGTTTTTTAAAAGGGAGCTTATTTTTCCATTTTTATCTTTGGTTGTTTCAGGTGGGCATACCCATTTATTCTTGGTTAAGGGTGTGGGTGAGTATGAAATTATAGGTAAAACACTGGATGATGCTGTAGGTGAAGCGTTTGATAAGGTGGCAAGATTGTTGGGCTTAGAATACCCTGGCGGACCTGTTATAGACAGATTGTCAAAAACTGGAGATCCTTATCGTTTCAAGATTCCTCAGGGGTTGAAGCATGATAAGAGCTATAATTTTAGCTTTAGCGGTGTAAAAACATATGTCAAAAACCTTGTCAATAGCATGGGTAATTTGTCAAAAAGTGATATTTCAGATATTGCAGCTTCTTTTCAAAAAGCATCAATAGATATATTGGTTGAAAAGACCTTTAAGGCCGCTACAGAGTATGGTGTTAAAATCGTGTCAATTTCTGGTGGGGTTTCTGCTAACTCCTATTTGAGAGAGGCTTTTGCTGAAGCTGGCAAACAAAAAGGCATAGAAGTTGTCCTTCCGCCAAGGGAAATGACAACAGACAATGCATTAATGATAGCATACAGGGCCTCCTTTAGACCATTTGAGGAGGCCACAACTGAGTTTTCCTTGATTGAGGCTAAACCGTCCATTAAGGTCGGAAGCAAACTAATCTAAGCCCTCAAGCTCATAACTTTTTATATATTTTTCTATCTTTTTTAGTTCCTCTACTTCCTTTTTGCGCTCTTTTTCTATCTCCTCAGGCTTTCCTTCTTTTAATGCTGAAATCTCCTTTTCAAGTTCTTCTATCCTGTGAAGCAGGTATCTTATGACTTTACCCTCTACATCTGGTAGTTTTGTGTGTTCTAAATCTACCTTCTTGTCAACCTTCTCCTTCTTGATAACCTTGGCTGGTATTCCTACAACTGTGGAGTTTTCTGGAACATCTCTGATTACAACACTGCCTGAGCCTATTTTTGAGTTATCCCCTATTTTTAAAGCTCCCAACACCTTGGCTCCACTTCCTACAACCACATTTCTACCCACTGTAGGATGTCTTTTGACCTTCTTTAGGCTGGTTCCTCCCAGTGTAACCCCCTGATAAAGCGTTACATCATCACCAATCTCTGCTGTTTCTCCGATTACAACACCCATACCGTGGTCTATAAAGAAGCGCTTGCCTATCTTGGCTCCTGGGTGTATCTCAATGCCGGTTAAAAACCTCGATATGTGTGATAGAAACCTGCCGGCAAATTTAAAATCATGGTTCCATAAAAAGTGAGCAACTCTGTGGAACCATAATGCATGGAGGCCTGGATAACAAAATACGATTTCTGGGATGCTTCTTGCCGCAGGGTCTCTTTCAAAAACAGTCTGTATATCCTCTTTTAACGTTTCAATTGCCTTGGTTTTTTTTAAAACTACAAAGCTACCTACAGCAAAAACACCGAATGTAAGCGTCAATGCCTTTGTTGCCTTAGCCATTTACAACCCCCTCTTTTAAAAACTCATCAACCAATTCTTTTTGTTTTTTCATCATCTCATCGAATTTATCCATGGTTTCATGCGTGTAGCCCACAAGATGCAAAAATCCGTGCGCTATTATAAATAGCAGGTATTCTTTAGCGTTTTCTTTTTTCTCTAAAGCTTCCCTTTCTATTGTATCTGAAGAGATTGCTATATCCCCCAATATATCACCATCATAGCCGTAAAAGCTCAGCACATTGGTTGGGCCTTTTCTGTTTTTGAACTGCTCGTTTAGTTTGGTTATCTCATCATCATCAACAAGCACTATGTTGAGCTCTTTTTCGCTATTTTCCCCGCTTTTTTTGAATAGAAACTCAACAAAGCTTTCTATTGTTGTCTGGTCTATAAATTCCTTAGGTTTTTTTACTATCACCGTTAAGTTCATTCTGTTTTTCCTCATCAGGGTATTCAATTCTGTGGTGGAATATGCCCACCAGAACATTTACAAAACTCGTTGTTATCTTGTTTAAATCCTTTAACGTCAATTCACACTCGTCCAATTGACCATCCAAGAAAATCTTATTGGTTATCTCCCTCACAAAATCGTTTAGATGGGCGACTGTTGGATTGGAGAGGGTTTTTGATGCGGCTTCTACCTCGTCTGCTATCATAACGATACCAGCTTCCTTGGTTTGTGGCTTGGGGCCTGGGTATCTAAAATTCTCCTCTTTGGGATTAAGACCATTCTCTTTTGCTTTATTGTAAAAGTACTTTATAAGGCTTGTGCCATGGTGTTGCTGTATGATGTCTATAATGTAATTACCTAACCTATGTTTTTTGGCTATTTCGACCCCATATTTTACATGGTTTTTGATGATTAATGCACTTATTGATGGTTTTAGGTTGTCATGAGGGTTTATCCCGTCTGTTTGATTCTCTACAAAATACATCGGTTTTTTAATCTTACCTATATCGTGATAGTATGAGCCAACCTTTGCTATTAGTGGATTTGCACCGATCTCACTTGCTGCTGCCTCAGCTAAACTTGAAACAACAATGCTGTGGTGATATGTACCCGGTGCTTTAATGGCAAGCTCTTTTAGTAGGGGGTTATTGAGATTTCCCAACTCCAGAAGTTTTATGTCTGTAGTCATGTTAAATGTATATTCAAATACCGGTAGTAATCCGCTTACTATGATAGATGAAAGGACTCCGCTTCCAAGGCCAAGAACAAGCTCTGTAGCCATAACCTTGTTAATCTGACCACCCTTTAATAGATGGAATATGACTATAAGAATTATGCTGCTTAAGGAGACGTATATGCCCGCTTTTATTATGCCGGTTCTGGTTCTTTCGCGTCTTATACCCAAGGCTCCTGCTATACTGCCAAAAAATACGTAAAGCCCAAAATTAGACGCAGAATCAGCGGATGTTATGAGCCATGAGGAAACACTTAAAAGTATGGATGTCAAAAAGGCTAATTCAAAGTCTATCATTATTGCAAGCATCATAGCTGCAACGGCAAACGGAGTGCTGAACATAATAGCGCTTTGAGGAAAGTCTGCAGAAGAGAAACTAACTACATTTGCCAGGTAGTTAAATAACTTAAAGATCAAGAATTGAATTATAATGAGTGTTTCTGTTATGCTTAATATCCTTCTTTTTGTTAGCCATTTGTTTTTTTTGGCCTTGGTTATTTCGTATATTTTAAACAAGACTATGGACATAAGGAAGAATAGGAGTATATTGGCTATGAATTTTACATAGGCATTCTCTTTTTGTTTTATTGAGTTTAATGCATTTAGCTTTAAATAGTCTGCCTTTGTAATCACATCCCCGCTGCGGACGATGATTTCGCCTTTTGATATTTTAAAGAAAACCTTGTTTACTTTCTTGGCGGCTTCCTCTTTCTTTTTCTGCGTAGCCAATGAGTTAAAGGTCAGGTTTGGCATGATGAGTTGTGATATTAGATCCCAAACTGTATTGCGCAAGCCCGCATCGTCTATCTCATCCCTTAATGTATTGTATGCTATAATTTTAGCCCTTAATACATCGGTTACATCGTCTTTTGGTATAAGTTTTTCCTCATCAGGTTTTTTTATATCCCTTACTATTATTTTGTTTGGAGAGAATTTATATAGCTCTCTTACAGATGGAACAATATATAATCCTTGAAGCTCTTTTAGTGCTATTGAGGCGTATTTTATTATCTGTTTTGGCTCATACTTCAGAATCCTTAAGTATAGAGTGTGGCTAGGTTTTATCTTTAGGGTTTTGAAAAATTGATCTATTGAGCTTTGGGGGTCTTGGGGATTTATCAAAGAGAAGGCCTTTTTTATGGAGTCTATAGTTGACGATATGGCTTGAGGGTTGTAGTCAAATACGGGAGGAACGTTGTTTAGGGCACTCTCAACCCTCTTTTTTGTAGCCTCTTTATCTTCAACAAGCATAGAAACGGTTGATCGTATGGTTTTTGGCGCTATATCGCCTACCTGGAGGTTGTAGTATGTAGATGACGAACGTGGTAGATTGATTAGGATGATGGCCAAGAAAAACAAACCCACTACCACATGTTCGTTAAACAGTCTGTCTAATTTGTGGTATATGTTTTCTTTTAGCTTTTCTTTTTTGCCTTTATTTTCCATTACTCCCACTCAATTGTTGCTGGTGGTTTTGAGGATATATCGTATACCACCCTATTTATACCCTCAACTTCGTTTATGATGCGGCTTGATATCTTGCCCAAAAGTTCATAATCTATTTTGCTAAAGTTTGCTGTCATACCGTCGACACTGTCTACCGCTCTTATTGCCAAAACGTTTTCATAGGTTCTTTTATCGCCCATAACGCCGACGGAGCTTACAGGCAATAAAACGGCAAAAGCCTGCCATATATCGTTATATATATTGGCCTTTTTTATCTCCTCTATTAGTATTGCATCAGCTTCCCTTAAAATCTTGAGCCTTTCCTTTGTTATCTTGCCTATAATTCTTATGGCCAAGCCAGGTCCAGGGAAGGGGTGTCTGTTTATAAATTCTTCATCAATGCCGAGCTGTCTTCCGAGTTGTCTAACTTCATCTTTAAAAAGTTCACGCAACGGTTCTATGAGCTTGAAATTCAAATCCTTAGGCAGCCCCCCTACATTATGATGGCTTTTAATTGTGGCCGATGGTCCTTTAACTGAAACACTCTCTATAATATCTGGGTAGAGTGTGCCCTGGGCTAAAAACTCTGCATTGTTGTATTCCTTAGCAATTTTGGCAAAAACATCGATGAATGTATGGCCAATAATCTTCCTTTTTTTCTCCGGGTCTTCAATCCCTTTGAGCCTTTCCAAAAACAACTCAGATGCATCCTCGTATCTTATGTTTACATTGAGTTTTTTAAATAGGTTTAAAACATATTCTGGTTCATTTTTCCTTAAAAGGCCTGTATTCACAAATACACCTACAAATCTATCACCTATAGCCTTATTCATCAAGACGGCCACTACGCTTGAATCAACTCCTCCGGATACGGCGCCTATTACGCGCTTGTCTTTGACGGTTTGCTTAATTTTTTCTATCTGTTGGGTCAAGAAATTACCCATATTCCAGTTGGCTTTAGCGTTGCATATTTCAAATACGAAGTTGGATAAGAGTCTTTTGCCCTTCTGAGAGTGGTAAACCTCCGGATGGAACTGAACTGCCCATATCCTTTTGTTTAGATTTTGAATGGCAGCAAACGGTGAGTTGTCTGTTTTTGCTACAGCCTCAAAACCCTCAGGAAGACTCTCCAGCCTATCCCCATGGCTCATCCAGACAATTGTATTATCTATTTCTCTGTCGATCAGGGGATTTTCTTTTAGAAGTTTTAGTTTGGCAAGGCCGTATTCTCTCTTTTGAGCTTTGGCTATAACGCCGCCGAACCTATTCGCTACAACCTGCATGCCGTAACATATGCCAAGAATTGGGAGATTGAGGTTGAATATTTCCTTTTTAGGCAGAGGCGCATCATTCTCATATATGCTTGAAGGTGAGCCCGAAAGGATAATGCCTTTGACATCAACTTTGTCAAAATCCTTGTTAAACGGTATGATTTCTGCATATACGCCAAGCTCTCTAATTTTTCTTGCTATAAGTTGGGTATATTGGGATCCAAAATCCAAAATAACGATTTTATCCATTTTAACCACCTATAACACAGTCTGCTATAGCAATATCGGGACTGCCTATGCTACCCAAGAAGTAGAGGTTGTCCGATACAGCTATAATGCGTTTTACCATATCGTAGAAATTATCGGCAAATGTTGCAGCCTTAAAGTAGCTTACCAATTCTCCGTTGTGGACTAAAAATCCGTTTATACCTAAGGAGAAATCACCGCTGATGGGATTTGCCATGTGTAGCCCCATTACATCTATGATGTATATGCCGTCTATCATATTTAGAAGTTTATCCCTGTTTGTGGTTTTGTCGGGTTTTATGTACAGGTTGAACGGTCCGACTTTTGGCATAGAATCAAAACCGCCCCTTTTGGCATTGGCTGTGTTTGGCATGTTGAGTTTGTTTGAGGTGTATGTATTATGCAGGAATGTTTTGAGAATGCCATTCTCAACAATAGTGGTATCTGTTCTTTCAACTCCTTCATCATCTGAATGCATACTGTTTGGCCGTTTCTCTATTTTTTTGGCGTCGATTATTGTTATGTTATCAGAAAACACCTTCTCGTTCAATTTATCCTCAAACGGTGTTGTGTGGTTTATAACATAATAGCCGTTAAAAGCACCGATAAAGTGGGCCAGTATGTCTCTGAAGGTATTGTTTGATATGATTAGGCTGTATTTTTTTGTATCAATAGATGTTGGGTATAGCTTATTTACCGCAAGACTTGAGGCCTTTTTGTATAGAAACTCAAAATCTATTGTATCTATGCTATCGCTGTCTAAAGCATAATAACCCAAATCCGATATCTTATCCTCAGCAAGCACCTCTATAGCCGATGAGACGTGCGTTTTTCCGAATGATA comes from Hippea maritima DSM 10411 and encodes:
- the guaA gene encoding glutamine-hydrolyzing GMP synthase translates to MDKIVILDFGSQYTQLIARKIRELGVYAEIIPFNKDFDKVDVKGIILSGSPSSIYENDAPLPKKEIFNLNLPILGICYGMQVVANRFGGVIAKAQKREYGLAKLKLLKENPLIDREIDNTIVWMSHGDRLESLPEGFEAVAKTDNSPFAAIQNLNKRIWAVQFHPEVYHSQKGKRLLSNFVFEICNAKANWNMGNFLTQQIEKIKQTVKDKRVIGAVSGGVDSSVVAVLMNKAIGDRFVGVFVNTGLLRKNEPEYVLNLFKKLNVNIRYEDASELFLERLKGIEDPEKKRKIIGHTFIDVFAKIAKEYNNAEFLAQGTLYPDIIESVSVKGPSATIKSHHNVGGLPKDLNFKLIEPLRELFKDEVRQLGRQLGIDEEFINRHPFPGPGLAIRIIGKITKERLKILREADAILIEEIKKANIYNDIWQAFAVLLPVSSVGVMGDKRTYENVLAIRAVDSVDGMTANFSKIDYELLGKISSRIINEVEGINRVVYDISSKPPATIEWE
- the cysE gene encoding serine O-acetyltransferase, encoding MAKATKALTLTFGVFAVGSFVVLKKTKAIETLKEDIQTVFERDPAARSIPEIVFCYPGLHALWFHRVAHFLWNHDFKFAGRFLSHISRFLTGIEIHPGAKIGKRFFIDHGMGVVIGETAEIGDDVTLYQGVTLGGTSLKKVKRHPTVGRNVVVGSGAKVLGALKIGDNSKIGSGSVVIRDVPENSTVVGIPAKVIKKEKVDKKVDLEHTKLPDVEGKVIRYLLHRIEELEKEISALKEGKPEEIEKERKKEVEELKKIEKYIKSYELEGLD
- the tsaD gene encoding tRNA (adenosine(37)-N6)-threonylcarbamoyltransferase complex transferase subunit TsaD, encoding MILAFDTSCDDTAVAVLKDNGNYVNLIASQIEVHKALGGVVPELAARKHAEVIAALTKEALHKAEAELSQIDFLSVTVGPGLLPSLLVGVSFAKALAYSHSVPLIAVHHIEGHIFAPFFKRELIFPFLSLVVSGGHTHLFLVKGVGEYEIIGKTLDDAVGEAFDKVARLLGLEYPGGPVIDRLSKTGDPYRFKIPQGLKHDKSYNFSFSGVKTYVKNLVNSMGNLSKSDISDIAASFQKASIDILVEKTFKAATEYGVKIVSISGGVSANSYLREAFAEAGKQKGIEVVLPPREMTTDNALMIAYRASFRPFEEATTEFSLIEAKPSIKVGSKLI
- the ybeY gene encoding rRNA maturation RNase YbeY; the protein is MRKNRMNLTVIVKKPKEFIDQTTIESFVEFLFKKSGENSEKELNIVLVDDDEITKLNEQFKNRKGPTNVLSFYGYDGDILGDIAISSDTIEREALEKKENAKEYLLFIIAHGFLHLVGYTHETMDKFDEMMKKQKELVDEFLKEGVVNG
- a CDS encoding TldD/PmbA family protein yields the protein MLASDILNKISDEFDAVEVFVEYSKDEGFELKNLKDFSKQLTENKGVGIRAVKGNKLVFGYTSLADEFNLDKIVNDLKQASKIVKDVDAQTIPKIEAFKTTDIEKPKIEEHLIKDKLKEISFKAKDFDERIRQVKSTSIGIFYSQTEIANSYGLNVSFGKTHVSSAIEVLAEDKISDLGYYALDSDSIDTIDFEFLYKKASSLAVNKLYPTSIDTKKYSLIISNNTFRDILAHFIGAFNGYYVINHTTPFEDKLNEKVFSDNITIIDAKKIEKRPNSMHSDDEGVERTDTTIVENGILKTFLHNTYTSNKLNMPNTANAKRGGFDSMPKVGPFNLYIKPDKTTNRDKLLNMIDGIYIIDVMGLHMANPISGDFSLGINGFLVHNGELVSYFKAATFADNFYDMVKRIIAVSDNLYFLGSIGSPDIAIADCVIGG
- a CDS encoding divergent polysaccharide deacetylase family protein, with protein sequence MQNKAIAIVVALIVFIVQESFAASSLFLLKQKRLAIVIDDMGYDVALANRFESLKMPLAFAFLPDAPFSGELSKKLSKDGFIVMIHMPSQPIDYPKDNPGKHAIYLWTSKAETFRLLNWAYKKIPNAMGLNNHMGSAILRDKTHLDYIMEFLKKHDLFFIDSATVKDSLGCIEAEKFGVMCAKRRVFLDNKKNVAYIKGQIRQALKMLKKRNNVVAIGHCNEKTYEALAQMKKQLKPYLVSVVFVLR
- a CDS encoding HD family phosphohydrolase, whose amino-acid sequence is MENKGKKEKLKENIYHKLDRLFNEHVVVGLFFLAIILINLPRSSSTYYNLQVGDIAPKTIRSTVSMLVEDKEATKKRVESALNNVPPVFDYNPQAISSTIDSIKKAFSLINPQDPQSSIDQFFKTLKIKPSHTLYLRILKYEPKQIIKYASIALKELQGLYIVPSVRELYKFSPNKIIVRDIKKPDEEKLIPKDDVTDVLRAKIIAYNTLRDEIDDAGLRNTVWDLISQLIMPNLTFNSLATQKKKEEAAKKVNKVFFKISKGEIIVRSGDVITKADYLKLNALNSIKQKENAYVKFIANILLFFLMSIVLFKIYEITKAKKNKWLTKRRILSITETLIIIQFLIFKLFNYLANVVSFSSADFPQSAIMFSTPFAVAAMMLAIMIDFELAFLTSILLSVSSWLITSADSASNFGLYVFFGSIAGALGIRRERTRTGIIKAGIYVSLSSIILIVIFHLLKGGQINKVMATELVLGLGSGVLSSIIVSGLLPVFEYTFNMTTDIKLLELGNLNNPLLKELAIKAPGTYHHSIVVSSLAEAAASEIGANPLIAKVGSYYHDIGKIKKPMYFVENQTDGINPHDNLKPSISALIIKNHVKYGVEIAKKHRLGNYIIDIIQQHHGTSLIKYFYNKAKENGLNPKEENFRYPGPKPQTKEAGIVMIADEVEAASKTLSNPTVAHLNDFVREITNKIFLDGQLDECELTLKDLNKITTSFVNVLVGIFHHRIEYPDEEKQNELNGDSKKT